A stretch of Mesorhizobium sp. M2A.F.Ca.ET.046.03.2.1 DNA encodes these proteins:
- a CDS encoding amidohydrolase family protein → MFIVDCDCHNYWSSATVLEPYLSGIWKDMFIEGEKTGPKGSFPHGHRPWFHPQDFSRKDVRPETEADNYRIMKDKHLDKYNVGVAILTGDEPIEASTLANPYYASALVSAYNDYQIAEWLPKDNRFMGSIVIAPQDPKLAAAEIRRLGSHPRMVQVLASQGSVKPYGDPFYHPIYEACAEMGLPFAIHLGGHGGVNWNAVAPAPTTFFWETHAILHMSAISHVASMIAHGVFEKWPELYFVVIECGVAWVPTVLWRLDADYKALRKETPWLKMLPSEYCRRNIRFSTQPLEQPANVQHLWSILEAMDGENTLMFASDYPHWDYDDANTLHIPPSWKVKVMGQNALDVYKRIPAILTANAA, encoded by the coding sequence GTGTTTATCGTCGACTGCGATTGTCACAACTATTGGTCAAGCGCCACGGTTTTGGAGCCGTATCTTTCTGGCATCTGGAAGGACATGTTCATCGAGGGCGAGAAGACTGGCCCGAAAGGATCGTTCCCGCACGGCCATCGCCCCTGGTTTCATCCGCAGGATTTCTCCCGAAAGGATGTGCGGCCTGAGACTGAAGCGGACAACTACCGGATCATGAAAGACAAACACCTCGACAAATATAATGTCGGCGTGGCGATCCTGACCGGCGACGAGCCCATTGAAGCCTCAACGCTGGCAAATCCCTATTACGCTAGTGCGCTGGTCAGTGCCTACAATGACTATCAGATCGCGGAGTGGTTGCCGAAGGACAATCGCTTCATGGGCTCGATCGTCATTGCGCCCCAGGATCCAAAGCTGGCGGCCGCTGAAATCCGTCGGCTGGGCAGTCATCCGCGCATGGTCCAGGTTCTAGCCTCCCAAGGCTCAGTGAAGCCGTATGGTGATCCCTTCTACCACCCGATCTATGAAGCCTGCGCGGAAATGGGATTGCCGTTCGCCATTCACCTCGGCGGGCACGGAGGCGTCAACTGGAACGCCGTCGCGCCTGCCCCCACAACTTTCTTCTGGGAAACACACGCCATTCTGCACATGTCGGCGATCAGCCATGTCGCCAGCATGATCGCTCACGGCGTTTTCGAGAAATGGCCAGAACTCTATTTCGTAGTGATCGAATGCGGCGTCGCCTGGGTGCCGACGGTGCTATGGCGCCTCGATGCTGACTACAAGGCGCTGCGTAAAGAAACGCCATGGCTCAAAATGCTACCGTCGGAATACTGCCGCCGTAACATCCGCTTCTCAACACAGCCGCTGGAACAGCCAGCCAACGTCCAGCATCTGTGGTCCATTCTGGAAGCGATGGATGGCGAGAACACGCTGATGTTCGCGTCAGACTATCCGCACTGGGACTATGACGACGCCAACACGCTCCACATCCCGCCGTCCTGGAAAGTCAAGGTGATGGGTCAGAATGCGCTCGACGTCTACAAGCGCATTCCTGCCATCCTGACCGCGAACGCCGCCTGA
- a CDS encoding hybrid-cluster NAD(P)-dependent oxidoreductase produces MNAHTSFPASIFVAPLRQRQWADASPQVMLCRRVIDETHNVKTFVFSAASDRMFCFNAGQYVLLRLSIDGLEVTRPYSVASPPTRPLDLQITVKRTPGGLVSNWLHDNLRSGDEIRIEGPLGSFKLDGFASAKLLFLAGGSGITPLMSMVRMLTDRAFDLDLRLIYSVRSPRDIIFRSELDALAARFPNLGVTFLCSKGGPSGTGPSGRIDGSMLLRLVPDLAKRAVYTCGPEPYMTALRDGFDEVGVKPLAYYEESFGGYPSGVAPDDFAISSFVHFAKSGLEHRCAPGETLLDAARKCGVYVPTACQQGVCGTCRIAKLSGEVAMCDLGGLTSEEKSAGYILACCSRAQGTVSVDL; encoded by the coding sequence ATGAACGCACACACTTCGTTTCCGGCTTCCATATTTGTTGCGCCTTTGCGGCAGCGCCAATGGGCCGACGCATCGCCGCAGGTAATGCTCTGCCGTCGCGTGATCGACGAGACGCACAACGTGAAAACGTTTGTCTTTTCGGCTGCGTCGGACCGCATGTTCTGCTTCAATGCGGGGCAATACGTGCTTCTTCGCCTCAGCATTGATGGGCTCGAGGTGACGCGACCCTATTCCGTTGCCTCTCCACCGACCCGTCCACTTGATTTGCAGATTACGGTAAAGCGGACACCTGGCGGGCTCGTTTCCAATTGGCTCCATGACAATCTGCGGTCCGGCGACGAGATCAGGATTGAAGGCCCACTGGGTTCGTTCAAACTCGATGGCTTTGCTAGCGCAAAGCTTCTCTTTCTTGCGGGCGGCAGCGGGATCACGCCTCTCATGTCGATGGTGCGAATGTTGACAGATCGAGCATTCGATTTGGACCTTCGTCTCATCTACAGCGTGCGCTCGCCACGCGATATCATTTTCAGATCGGAACTCGATGCACTCGCTGCCCGATTTCCCAACCTCGGCGTAACATTCCTTTGTTCGAAGGGAGGTCCCTCGGGGACGGGACCGAGCGGCCGGATAGACGGCTCCATGCTCCTGCGCCTTGTTCCCGATCTTGCAAAGCGCGCAGTCTACACGTGCGGCCCAGAACCTTACATGACGGCGCTGCGAGATGGTTTTGATGAGGTTGGCGTTAAACCGCTGGCCTATTACGAGGAGAGCTTCGGAGGGTACCCTAGCGGTGTTGCTCCGGATGACTTTGCCATTTCGTCCTTTGTCCATTTCGCCAAGTCTGGATTAGAGCATCGCTGCGCGCCCGGAGAGACCCTACTGGATGCAGCGCGCAAATGCGGTGTCTATGTTCCCACCGCATGCCAACAAGGAGTTTGCGGCACTTGCCGAATAGCCAAGCTCTCAGGTGAAGTCGCGATGTGTGATCTTGGCGGCCTGACGTCCGAAGAGAAATCTGCGGGTTATATCCTGGCCTGTTGCAGCCGCGCGCAAGGGACGGTCTCAGTCGATCTTTGA
- a CDS encoding ABC transporter permease, with product MNSVAKTVLQRLGLGLITLFIVSIIIFSAVAMLPGDFAKATLGQSATPETVAALQHEIGLDRPPVERYFSWVGKMVKGDFGSSFASRTGYRRTVAEIIAPRLYNTMFLAVMTALIAVPLALGLGIVAALYRNSWFDRVVNTVTLTTISFPEFFVAYMLAFLVISRDTFAGTEFARSLPAWLAISINWTLNVVPKFPTLANINDETPFWDHVWRAALPSITLTLVIVAHMMRMTRAAILNMLSSPYIDMARLKGMGPMVVVVRHALPNAWAPIVTVVAFNLAYLIVGVVIVEVVFVYPGVGQLMVDAVRSRDVPVVQACALVFAAAYILLNLIADIISIATNPRLLHPR from the coding sequence TTGAATTCGGTCGCCAAAACGGTTCTACAGCGGTTAGGTCTCGGCCTGATTACCCTGTTCATTGTTTCGATCATCATCTTTTCGGCGGTCGCAATGCTGCCCGGCGACTTCGCCAAGGCAACGCTCGGTCAATCTGCCACCCCGGAAACAGTCGCGGCCCTTCAACACGAGATCGGCCTCGATCGCCCGCCAGTCGAGCGTTACTTCAGCTGGGTTGGCAAGATGGTAAAGGGCGACTTTGGATCCTCCTTCGCCAGCCGAACAGGTTACCGGCGCACCGTGGCGGAGATCATCGCGCCTCGTCTCTACAACACCATGTTCCTGGCGGTCATGACCGCTCTCATCGCGGTGCCGCTGGCGTTGGGGTTGGGGATTGTCGCAGCCCTATATCGCAACAGCTGGTTCGATCGGGTTGTAAACACGGTAACACTTACGACCATTTCGTTCCCGGAATTTTTCGTGGCCTACATGCTCGCCTTCCTGGTTATCTCGCGCGATACGTTTGCGGGCACCGAATTCGCCCGGTCTTTACCAGCCTGGCTGGCGATTTCGATCAACTGGACCCTTAACGTCGTACCGAAGTTCCCAACGCTGGCCAATATCAACGACGAGACCCCTTTCTGGGACCACGTCTGGCGTGCCGCTCTGCCGTCCATCACCCTCACGCTTGTCATCGTTGCTCACATGATGCGAATGACGCGCGCGGCTATTCTCAACATGCTTTCAAGCCCCTATATCGACATGGCCCGATTGAAGGGAATGGGGCCAATGGTTGTCGTCGTCCGGCACGCTTTGCCAAATGCCTGGGCCCCGATTGTGACGGTAGTGGCCTTCAATCTTGCCTATCTCATCGTCGGCGTCGTGATTGTCGAGGTGGTGTTCGTCTATCCCGGCGTCGGGCAACTGATGGTCGACGCCGTGAGGTCAAGAGACGTACCGGTCGTTCAAGCCTGCGCGCTTGTGTTCGCCGCAGCCTACATCCTGCTCAACCTGATCGCCGATATCATCTCCATCGCAACCAACCCGAGACTGTTGCACCCACGATGA
- a CDS encoding Rieske (2Fe-2S) protein: MGEKTFICRVDEIEAGTPVIAKVRSLSVGVFRIGETFHALLNICPHRGAPLCEGPQCGTTAPVEDARFIYHRENEIVRCAWHGWEFDIKTGSALVDPTVRARTFPVTVEDGNIYVTA; the protein is encoded by the coding sequence ATGGGCGAGAAAACCTTCATCTGCCGCGTTGACGAGATCGAAGCCGGCACACCTGTCATTGCCAAAGTCCGTAGCCTTTCGGTGGGTGTGTTCCGCATCGGAGAAACCTTCCATGCGCTGCTCAACATCTGTCCGCATCGAGGCGCGCCCCTATGTGAAGGGCCGCAATGCGGGACGACCGCGCCTGTCGAGGATGCGCGGTTCATCTATCATAGAGAAAACGAGATCGTGCGCTGCGCCTGGCATGGCTGGGAGTTCGACATCAAAACTGGTTCGGCACTCGTCGACCCAACTGTGCGTGCGCGAACATTCCCGGTCACAGTTGAGGACGGCAACATCTATGTAACGGCGTGA
- a CDS encoding helix-hairpin-helix domain-containing protein: MAKTDPRTVASLLREYAHRTSLRGGNPYRTKAYLRAADSLAALSQPLDRIIAAGALTRIPGIGDAIADMVRGFGNTFVSCNESLL; this comes from the coding sequence ATGGCAAAAACCGATCCACGGACCGTCGCCAGCCTCTTGAGGGAATATGCACATCGCACATCGCTTCGCGGAGGCAATCCCTATCGCACCAAAGCTTACTTGCGCGCTGCCGATAGCTTGGCTGCGTTGTCGCAGCCGCTTGATCGGATCATTGCCGCGGGCGCCCTCACCAGAATCCCGGGCATCGGCGACGCGATCGCGGACATGGTGCGAGGCTTCGGGAATACCTTCGTTAGCTGCAATGAATCCCTTTTGTAG
- the ligD gene encoding DNA ligase D, with protein MKYDGYRILVAVGGGEARAYTRSGLDWSGRFPSILSEAGKLKVRSALIDGEAVVIDAQGRSSFQALQNALKGDPASIDFYAFDLLQLDGEDLTRLPLLERKAKLEGILPAKNPILRYCDHIQGRGEELLNRFCDAGLEGVISKLADSDYVGARDGSWLKIKCIKRQEFVLVGWTPSDKDRAFRSLILGIHDGGKLRFAGKVGTGFDTAEMARLMKTMAPLEQSAATVEAPRAEVRGAHWIRPKLVAEIAYTEMTNEGTLRHPSYLGLREDKKPEAVALETERHTATLPAPATSTIAISNRGRVIYPESNITKGQLADHYAAVAEIMLPWVGSRPISLVRCPQGRAKKCFFQKHDAGSFGDKVHHVGITEKDGHEEPYLYVDDADGLMTCVQMGTIELHGWGARIEDVEKADRLVFDLDPDEGLDFEAVRAAAFQFRDILKSLGLTTFPMLTGGKGVHVIAPLTPQAEWPQVKDFAHRLAQAVAQTDPSHFTAVMAKAKRKGRIFVDYLRNQRGATAIMPYSARSRPGAPVAAPITWAEMKTIDAPSHFHVGDARELKKRAASKSLAGWGRADQLLPNL; from the coding sequence ATGAAATATGACGGCTACCGCATTCTCGTCGCGGTAGGCGGCGGAGAGGCGCGCGCTTATACGCGCTCCGGTCTGGACTGGTCCGGCCGCTTCCCCTCTATCCTTTCGGAGGCAGGCAAGCTCAAGGTTCGATCCGCGCTCATCGATGGCGAGGCCGTTGTCATCGACGCCCAGGGGCGATCGAGTTTCCAGGCGCTCCAGAACGCCTTGAAGGGTGATCCCGCCAGCATCGATTTTTATGCCTTCGACCTGCTCCAACTCGACGGCGAAGACCTGACGAGGCTTCCGCTCCTGGAGCGCAAGGCGAAACTGGAGGGAATCCTGCCGGCGAAGAACCCTATCCTTCGCTACTGCGATCATATCCAGGGCCGGGGCGAAGAATTGCTGAACCGCTTCTGCGACGCCGGCCTCGAGGGGGTTATCTCGAAGCTGGCGGATTCGGACTATGTTGGCGCCCGGGATGGAAGCTGGCTGAAGATCAAGTGCATCAAGCGTCAGGAATTCGTACTCGTCGGCTGGACGCCGTCAGACAAGGATCGCGCGTTTCGATCGCTTATCCTTGGGATCCATGACGGCGGAAAGCTACGCTTTGCCGGCAAGGTCGGGACCGGTTTCGATACCGCAGAGATGGCCAGGCTGATGAAGACCATGGCGCCGCTCGAGCAGAGCGCCGCCACGGTCGAAGCACCGCGCGCGGAAGTTCGCGGCGCGCACTGGATACGTCCGAAGCTTGTCGCCGAGATCGCCTATACTGAAATGACCAACGAAGGGACACTGCGCCATCCAAGCTATCTCGGCTTGCGCGAGGACAAAAAGCCGGAAGCCGTTGCGCTTGAGACGGAACGTCACACAGCGACGCTGCCGGCCCCGGCGACGAGCACGATTGCCATCAGCAACCGCGGCCGCGTAATCTACCCTGAGTCCAACATCACCAAGGGCCAGCTCGCCGACCACTACGCAGCCGTCGCGGAGATCATGCTCCCTTGGGTCGGCAGCAGGCCAATCAGCCTTGTTCGCTGTCCCCAGGGCCGCGCGAAGAAGTGTTTCTTCCAGAAGCACGACGCCGGCAGCTTCGGCGACAAGGTCCATCACGTCGGCATCACCGAAAAGGACGGTCACGAGGAGCCGTACCTTTATGTCGACGATGCCGATGGGCTGATGACCTGCGTGCAGATGGGAACGATCGAGCTGCACGGGTGGGGCGCTCGGATCGAGGACGTCGAAAAGGCCGACCGTCTCGTCTTCGACCTCGACCCTGATGAAGGTCTCGATTTCGAGGCCGTGCGCGCTGCCGCATTCCAGTTCCGGGATATTCTGAAATCGCTTGGGCTAACCACCTTCCCGATGCTGACCGGCGGCAAGGGCGTGCACGTGATCGCCCCGCTCACTCCACAGGCCGAGTGGCCGCAAGTGAAAGACTTCGCACATCGTCTCGCTCAAGCCGTCGCCCAGACCGATCCCTCTCACTTTACGGCCGTGATGGCGAAGGCGAAGCGGAAGGGACGGATCTTTGTCGACTATCTGCGCAACCAGCGAGGGGCGACCGCGATCATGCCCTACAGCGCGAGGTCCCGACCGGGCGCTCCGGTCGCCGCGCCCATCACCTGGGCGGAAATGAAGACGATTGATGCGCCCTCGCATTTCCACGTCGGCGATGCTCGTGAATTGAAGAAACGCGCAGCCAGCAAATCCCTGGCGGGATGGGGTCGAGCCGACCAATTATTGCCAAATCTGTAG
- a CDS encoding LysR family transcriptional regulator yields MQLDHIETFLDIIESRNFNRTADRLNITQSTVSTRIKSLESAVGSELFHRGRAGAEPTAAGRRFEAYARAMLSTWSQARHDVRAFNRFEGTLRVAAQVGMTRSVLPGWVEALCQVLPKASIHVESDYSNQMVTDLSMGNLDIAVLYAPRYLPEITYEHLMVEEYVMVSTFARTLSEVNPDSYIRPGYTVVLEKTHSELIPALAISRLSMGSESLAEAMLRRTGGSCYMRSDDARRFTAECRSFLVEGAPTLYQPVHTAMLARRKHEPIIRKGLRALHLAVMSLEI; encoded by the coding sequence ATGCAGCTGGACCACATCGAGACGTTCCTCGACATTATTGAATCGCGGAACTTCAACCGGACTGCCGACCGGCTGAACATTACTCAGTCTACGGTCAGTACTCGGATCAAGAGTCTCGAAAGCGCGGTAGGGTCAGAGCTTTTCCATCGTGGTCGGGCTGGCGCTGAGCCGACTGCGGCGGGGCGACGTTTCGAGGCCTACGCGCGAGCGATGCTTTCGACCTGGTCGCAGGCGCGCCATGACGTTCGCGCGTTCAACCGGTTCGAAGGGACGCTGCGTGTGGCCGCCCAGGTTGGCATGACACGATCGGTGCTGCCGGGGTGGGTGGAGGCGCTCTGCCAGGTGCTTCCCAAAGCCTCGATCCATGTGGAATCCGACTATTCCAATCAGATGGTGACCGATCTCAGCATGGGAAATCTCGACATAGCGGTGCTCTACGCACCCCGCTACCTTCCCGAAATTACTTATGAGCACCTCATGGTCGAGGAATATGTGATGGTCTCGACCTTTGCCAGGACGCTATCGGAGGTGAATCCCGACAGCTACATTCGCCCGGGCTACACCGTCGTGCTCGAGAAAACCCACTCGGAGCTGATCCCTGCCCTGGCAATTTCGCGTCTTTCCATGGGATCCGAAAGCTTGGCCGAAGCGATGCTGCGGCGAACCGGAGGCAGTTGTTACATGCGCAGCGACGATGCCCGCAGGTTCACGGCCGAGTGCCGGTCGTTCCTGGTCGAGGGCGCGCCGACGCTTTACCAGCCAGTCCATACGGCCATGCTCGCCCGACGTAAGCATGAGCCGATCATCCGCAAAGGGCTTCGCGCGCTGCATCTCGCGGTGATGTCGCTGGAGATCTAG
- a CDS encoding PAS domain S-box protein, whose protein sequence is MGKVNPAGLADDLETSAVNYEDFFENAAVGLHVVDGDGLIVHANSAELSLLGYEPGDYIGHEIAGFYEEEAVIHDIMDRLKRGEKVHRYPARLKARDGSIKHVEVSSSGYFKDGQLVHTRCFTVDVTPLKTAERALGQQEARFNQILDALPVAIYTTDAKGKITYYNRAAAELAGREPKIGKDEWCVTFRLFTPDGEPLPHDQCPMAIALNENRPVRGVEAIAQRPDGSLFPFMPFPTPLLNEHGELIGAVNMLFDLTDRKRGEDAAQHLSAVVESSFDAIISKNLGGFIKTWNQGAERLFGYTAEEAVGKHITMLFPPEYRDEEAMIIERIRNGDRVESFETIRRRKDGTDIPVSLTISPVRDGAGRIVGASKIARDITSAKESEERIRMLMREVNHRVKNQYAVILSMIRETNKRSGSPDVFEKQVRERIMALSRSHDLLVSADWKGATVADLLLAQAKPFGREDAIGLHGPALVLTPNAVQYLGIAFHELCTNSAKYGVLSGRKGSITLNWKVTDEDGDRTFQLTWTEKDGPRVKAIAHDGFGTVVLNRVAPAALNGTGGVTYDADQVVWALQAPLSYVEAFQRGAA, encoded by the coding sequence ATGGGAAAGGTTAACCCGGCCGGGTTGGCAGACGACCTTGAGACCTCAGCAGTCAATTATGAAGACTTCTTCGAAAACGCTGCAGTCGGCCTGCACGTCGTCGACGGGGACGGCCTCATCGTTCATGCGAATTCCGCCGAATTGAGTCTGTTGGGCTATGAACCCGGCGACTACATCGGCCATGAGATCGCTGGCTTCTACGAAGAGGAAGCTGTCATCCACGACATCATGGATCGCCTCAAACGCGGCGAGAAGGTTCACCGCTATCCCGCGCGGCTGAAGGCCCGGGACGGGTCGATCAAACACGTGGAAGTCAGTTCGAGTGGGTACTTCAAGGACGGCCAACTGGTCCATACCCGCTGCTTCACCGTCGACGTGACGCCCCTGAAGACGGCCGAGCGAGCTTTGGGTCAACAGGAGGCCCGATTCAACCAGATCCTGGATGCGCTACCGGTGGCGATCTACACGACGGACGCTAAGGGGAAGATCACCTACTACAATCGAGCGGCGGCCGAGTTGGCTGGCCGCGAGCCAAAGATCGGCAAGGATGAATGGTGTGTGACGTTTCGGCTCTTCACCCCAGACGGCGAGCCGCTGCCTCACGACCAATGTCCGATGGCGATCGCACTCAACGAAAATCGGCCGGTGCGTGGCGTCGAGGCTATCGCACAGCGGCCGGACGGGTCGCTCTTCCCGTTCATGCCGTTCCCGACACCTTTGCTCAACGAGCATGGCGAGCTGATCGGCGCGGTCAACATGTTGTTCGATCTCACTGACCGGAAGCGGGGCGAGGATGCTGCCCAGCACCTCTCGGCGGTTGTTGAGTCCTCGTTCGATGCGATCATAAGCAAGAACCTCGGCGGCTTCATCAAAACCTGGAACCAGGGTGCTGAGCGGCTTTTCGGCTACACCGCAGAGGAGGCTGTTGGCAAGCACATTACGATGCTGTTCCCGCCCGAGTATCGAGACGAAGAGGCCATGATCATCGAGCGGATCCGCAACGGTGACCGGGTCGAGAGTTTCGAAACCATCCGTCGCCGCAAGGACGGCACCGACATTCCCGTCTCCCTCACGATCTCTCCCGTGCGCGACGGCGCCGGCCGTATCGTCGGCGCCTCCAAGATCGCCCGCGACATCACATCCGCGAAGGAAAGCGAGGAGCGCATCCGCATGCTGATGCGCGAAGTCAACCACCGGGTGAAAAACCAGTACGCTGTGATCCTGTCGATGATCCGCGAGACCAACAAACGCTCGGGGAGCCCTGACGTTTTCGAGAAGCAGGTCCGTGAGCGCATCATGGCGCTGTCGAGATCTCACGACCTGCTTGTATCCGCCGACTGGAAGGGTGCGACGGTGGCAGATCTTCTGCTGGCCCAGGCCAAGCCGTTCGGACGCGAGGACGCCATCGGCCTGCACGGCCCTGCCCTGGTCCTAACCCCCAACGCTGTACAGTATCTCGGGATCGCCTTTCATGAACTGTGCACCAACTCCGCCAAGTACGGGGTGCTGTCCGGCCGCAAGGGCTCGATCACGCTGAACTGGAAAGTGACTGACGAGGACGGCGACCGCACGTTCCAACTGACGTGGACCGAGAAGGATGGGCCCCGGGTCAAGGCTATCGCCCATGATGGATTCGGTACCGTCGTGCTCAACCGGGTGGCGCCGGCGGCGCTGAACGGGACTGGCGGGGTGACCTATGATGCTGACCAGGTGGTCTGGGCGCTCCAGGCGCCCCTTTCCTATGTAGAAGCGTTCCAGCGCGGGGCAGCGTAG
- a CDS encoding DUF3606 domain-containing protein, with protein sequence MAVLHPVSEGPRNRLRSRDIFIPDLHTDNIKVDTRDFRGNAEFLARPRIASRTRTLQVQRLCRRSCGNKGGDNDIRQIQARRRDRWQVSGGERYEVNYFARKQGISRDQAEALIKRVGTTATSPMRPRRN encoded by the coding sequence ATGGCGGTTCTGCACCCGGTCAGCGAGGGGCCGCGCAATAGGCTGCGTAGCCGCGACATCTTCATTCCCGACCTTCACACGGACAACATCAAAGTCGACACGCGCGACTTCAGGGGAAACGCGGAATTTCTTGCCCGGCCTAGGATCGCAAGTCGAACCAGAACGTTACAGGTCCAGCGGTTGTGCCGGCGCAGCTGTGGCAACAAGGGAGGCGACAATGACATACGACAAATCCAAGCGAGGCGGCGCGACCGTTGGCAGGTCTCCGGCGGTGAAAGGTACGAGGTCAATTATTTTGCCCGCAAGCAGGGCATCAGCAGAGACCAGGCCGAGGCCCTCATAAAGCGGGTCGGAACGACTGCGACAAGCCCAATGCGGCCTCGGAGAAACTGA
- a CDS encoding ABC transporter substrate-binding protein: MSESEYKLRIAQSLIGRGKVSRRDFIHLGLAAGLTVAASDQIFVTVARAQPQQGGFAKLGMAHGATTDSIDPAGYPDTFTQTAFSGAMSNGLTEVDAKGDIQPDLAESFESSNAAKTWVFKLRKGVTFHNGKNVTAEDVVTSMRYHMGADTKSAAKSLLESVSDINADGPETVVFTLNSGNADFPYIMSDYHFVIMPSVDGKADWGSGTRTGAFVLENFQPGVSAKLKRNPNYFKNGKPYLDEVEFIAITDLAARMAALSTGEVDYIGRADLKTLGMLKRNPKIEIIEVTGYGHYTLPMNVTMAPFDNPDVRMAMKWAINRQEIADKIFLGHATVANDNPIAPAIKFYKNPEPQHRFDPEKARHYLKKAGMEKLKVDLSVADAAFAGAVDAAALIRETAAQCGIDVNVVREAEDAYWDNIWLKKPWCASYWSGRATADWMFTQAFAAESSWNESFWKNPRFNELLVQARAETDEAKRADMYGEMQQLTHDDGGSIVLVFNNFVSAKSKKLGHGDVAPNWENDGLKMAERWWMAEA, encoded by the coding sequence ATGTCTGAATCTGAGTACAAACTTCGCATTGCGCAAAGTCTGATCGGGCGCGGCAAGGTTTCCCGCCGCGACTTCATCCATTTGGGACTAGCGGCGGGCCTTACCGTCGCTGCCTCGGATCAAATCTTCGTCACGGTAGCACGGGCACAACCACAGCAAGGCGGCTTTGCCAAGCTTGGCATGGCGCATGGCGCGACGACAGATTCCATAGATCCGGCCGGCTATCCGGATACTTTCACGCAAACGGCCTTCTCGGGCGCTATGTCCAACGGCCTCACGGAGGTTGACGCCAAGGGCGACATCCAGCCGGACTTGGCCGAGAGCTTCGAATCTTCGAACGCCGCCAAAACGTGGGTTTTCAAGCTGCGCAAGGGGGTCACCTTCCACAACGGCAAGAACGTGACGGCGGAAGATGTCGTGACCTCGATGCGCTATCACATGGGTGCCGATACCAAATCAGCGGCGAAGTCTCTGCTTGAATCCGTTTCCGACATCAATGCGGATGGCCCAGAAACGGTTGTCTTCACGCTCAACAGCGGCAACGCCGATTTCCCTTACATCATGAGCGACTATCATTTCGTCATCATGCCGAGCGTGGATGGGAAAGCGGATTGGGGATCAGGAACGCGAACCGGCGCATTCGTGCTCGAGAATTTCCAACCCGGCGTTTCGGCCAAGCTCAAGCGCAACCCGAACTATTTCAAGAACGGCAAGCCTTACCTGGATGAGGTGGAATTCATCGCCATTACGGATTTGGCCGCACGCATGGCTGCCCTCTCAACCGGGGAAGTGGATTACATTGGCCGCGCCGATCTGAAGACACTCGGCATGTTGAAGCGCAACCCAAAAATCGAGATCATCGAAGTCACCGGCTACGGCCACTATACCTTGCCGATGAACGTCACTATGGCGCCTTTCGACAATCCGGATGTGCGCATGGCAATGAAATGGGCGATCAACCGTCAAGAGATAGCCGACAAGATTTTCCTCGGACACGCAACCGTTGCCAATGACAATCCGATCGCGCCGGCGATCAAGTTTTACAAGAACCCGGAGCCGCAACACCGTTTCGATCCCGAAAAAGCCCGCCACTATCTGAAGAAGGCGGGAATGGAAAAACTGAAGGTTGATCTCTCGGTCGCCGATGCCGCTTTCGCAGGTGCGGTTGACGCAGCGGCGCTCATTCGCGAGACGGCCGCACAGTGCGGCATCGACGTGAATGTGGTACGCGAGGCCGAGGACGCCTATTGGGACAATATCTGGCTCAAGAAGCCGTGGTGCGCTTCCTATTGGAGTGGTCGCGCGACAGCCGACTGGATGTTCACACAAGCCTTCGCAGCGGAATCCAGCTGGAACGAGTCATTCTGGAAGAATCCTCGTTTCAACGAATTGCTTGTTCAGGCGCGAGCCGAGACGGATGAGGCCAAGCGGGCCGACATGTATGGCGAAATGCAGCAGCTGACCCATGACGATGGCGGGAGCATCGTGCTGGTATTTAACAACTTCGTAAGCGCCAAATCCAAGAAACTAGGACATGGCGATGTGGCGCCCAATTGGGAAAATGACGGACTGAAGATGGCTGAGCGCTGGTGGATGGCGGAGGCGTAG